A region of the bacterium genome:
AGGCCGCCTCCAAGGAGTAAACTTCCATGACGTTTACGATTGATGAAATTGCCGGAAAACTCGGGGGCCGGGTGCAGGGGGATGGCTCTGTAAAAATCAAGAGCGTCGCTTCGCTGATCCAGGCAGAAGCCGGTGATCTGTCCTTTCTGGGGAATCCTCGCTATCTGCCGGATATGACCAAAACACACGCCAGTGCCGTGCTGGTAAATGAGGAGTGGACGGGGACGTCGGCGGTAACCTTGATCCGGGTTAAAAGCGCGGATGCCGCCTTTGCGCAGGTGGCACTCTGGCTGGCGCGTCCGGTCATCAGCCATCAGCCGGGAATCCATCCGACGGCCGTCATTGCAGCTGATGCGAAAATCGGCAAGGACGTTACCATCGGACCCCTTTGCGTGATTGAGCCGGGGGCGGTAATAGGTGAGGGAACCGTGCTCGTGGCCCAATGCTATATCGGCCATTTTTGTGAAATCGGGCCGAAATGTCTGCTCTACCCGCAGGTGACAATACGCGAATATTGCAAGGTGGGCGCCCGGGGAATTCTGCATAACGGGGCGGTCATCGGAAGTGACGGGTTCGGTTACGTCAAGGAAGCCGGACACTGGAAGAAAATCCCGCAGGTGGGCATTGTGGTACT
Encoded here:
- the lpxD gene encoding UDP-3-O-(3-hydroxymyristoyl)glucosamine N-acyltransferase; the protein is MTFTIDEIAGKLGGRVQGDGSVKIKSVASLIQAEAGDLSFLGNPRYLPDMTKTHASAVLVNEEWTGTSAVTLIRVKSADAAFAQVALWLARPVISHQPGIHPTAVIAADAKIGKDVTIGPLCVIEPGAVIGEGTVLVAQCYIGHFCEIGPKCLLYPQVTIREYCKVGARGILHNGAVIGSDGFGYVKEAGHWKKIPQVGIVVLGDDVEIGANTTIDRARFGETRVGNGTKLDNLVQVAHNVTIGEDTAMAAQVGIAGSTHIGDRVQLGGQVGVAGHIAIGSDCIVMAQAGLSKDAPPGSILFGSPAMPAREAKKLHAHTMRLPELKEKLVALESRIKRIEESV